Proteins encoded within one genomic window of Bradyrhizobium sp. 186:
- a CDS encoding sugar ABC transporter permease encodes MSFAEPATLAVAASAPPRLHIVRRFTTGFKTSLPAYLLLLPSLVFLALFTYGAMGRVFVDALYQRATPKAPVRFVGLDNISTVLADPAFTGAVVNNLIYAVGTAIPSIALALLFALALARTNAVTSALRAALFLPVLIPMVAASALFLFIFLPNVGLLDYYIGSLLPVLPNWLGDSDIALYAIMIITIWKNAGYYMLFFLAGLQAVPEDVMEAAHLDGAGPYQRLRHIILPELRPTFLFVTVIATLNAVTQVDHVFVMTKGGPSNSTNLVLFYIYQQAVEHYDIGKASAATLLTLAALMGLTALSFRTMANREGGP; translated from the coding sequence ATGAGCTTCGCTGAACCCGCGACTCTCGCGGTCGCGGCCTCGGCGCCGCCGCGACTGCACATCGTGAGGCGGTTCACGACCGGTTTCAAAACCTCGCTGCCAGCTTATCTGCTGCTACTCCCGTCGCTGGTCTTTCTGGCGCTGTTCACCTACGGCGCGATGGGGCGCGTGTTCGTCGACGCGCTCTACCAGCGCGCCACGCCCAAAGCGCCTGTCCGCTTCGTCGGCCTCGACAACATCAGTACGGTGCTTGCGGATCCCGCCTTCACCGGCGCGGTCGTGAATAACCTCATCTACGCCGTCGGCACGGCGATCCCGAGCATCGCCCTCGCGCTGTTGTTCGCGCTGGCGCTGGCGCGCACCAACGCCGTGACCAGCGCGTTGCGCGCAGCCCTGTTCCTGCCGGTGCTGATCCCGATGGTCGCGGCGTCCGCGCTGTTCCTGTTCATCTTCCTGCCCAATGTCGGACTGCTCGACTATTACATCGGCAGCCTGCTTCCGGTGTTGCCGAACTGGCTCGGCGATTCCGACATCGCGCTTTACGCGATCATGATCATCACGATCTGGAAGAACGCGGGCTACTACATGCTGTTCTTCCTCGCCGGACTTCAGGCGGTGCCCGAGGACGTGATGGAGGCCGCCCATCTCGACGGCGCCGGGCCGTACCAGCGCCTGCGCCACATCATCCTGCCCGAGCTGCGCCCGACCTTCCTGTTCGTCACGGTGATCGCCACGCTCAATGCGGTCACGCAGGTCGACCACGTCTTCGTCATGACCAAGGGCGGACCATCCAACTCGACCAACCTCGTGCTGTTCTACATCTACCAGCAGGCAGTGGAGCATTACGACATCGGCAAGGCCTCTGCAGCGACGCTGCTGACGCTCGCCGCGCTGATGGGGCTCACCGCGCTCTCCTTCCGCACGATGGCGAACCGCGAGGGCGGGCCATGA
- a CDS encoding carbohydrate ABC transporter permease, which translates to MKLFDGLFKDAPLATRGEISPKLGFVLTVLLAIIWLIPFLWMGVATLRPASDGINLMAELMPSLRPTLDNIRDAWEIGDFPCYVLNTTIICTGILMVQFVTITLAGFAFARLAFAGKTLIFYLFLMQLMLVPVLLIVPNLSLVAQLGLYDTLTGVMMPFFASAFGTFLMRQAFEAIPTELEDAALIDGASMFQRIRHIYVPLSLPSFSAFAIISVTSHWNDFLWPLMVINSPDKRPLTVGLSVFTTTAEGTQAWGTIAAGTLMVIAPLLITFLIFQKRFISSFVTSGIK; encoded by the coding sequence ATGAAGCTGTTCGATGGTCTGTTCAAGGACGCGCCGCTCGCCACGCGCGGCGAGATCTCGCCGAAGCTCGGCTTCGTGCTGACGGTGCTGCTTGCGATCATCTGGCTGATCCCGTTCCTGTGGATGGGCGTGGCGACGCTGCGCCCCGCCTCTGACGGCATCAACCTGATGGCCGAACTGATGCCGAGCCTGAGGCCGACGCTCGACAACATCAGGGATGCCTGGGAGATCGGCGATTTCCCGTGCTACGTCCTCAACACCACGATCATCTGCACCGGGATTCTGATGGTGCAATTCGTCACGATCACGCTGGCGGGGTTTGCGTTCGCGCGCCTCGCCTTCGCCGGCAAGACGCTGATCTTCTATCTGTTCCTGATGCAGCTCATGCTGGTGCCGGTGCTGCTGATCGTGCCGAATTTGAGCCTGGTGGCGCAGCTCGGCCTCTACGACACGCTCACCGGCGTGATGATGCCTTTCTTCGCCTCGGCCTTCGGCACCTTCCTGATGCGTCAGGCCTTCGAGGCGATTCCGACCGAGCTGGAAGACGCGGCCCTGATCGACGGCGCCAGCATGTTCCAGCGCATCCGTCACATCTATGTGCCGCTGTCGCTGCCGAGCTTTTCCGCCTTCGCGATCATCTCCGTGACCAGCCATTGGAACGACTTCCTGTGGCCGCTGATGGTGATCAACTCGCCGGATAAGCGGCCGCTCACGGTCGGACTGTCGGTCTTCACCACGACGGCGGAAGGCACCCAGGCCTGGGGCACCATCGCCGCGGGCACGCTCATGGTGATCGCGCCGCTGCTCATCACCTTCCTGATCTTCCAGAAGCGCTTCATCAGCTCTTTCGTCACCTCAGGCATCAAATAG